The DNA window AGAAATACAAGATAAGGCCTAAAGAGAGGGGATGTATACCAAGACCTCTCTAAAAGCGAGTTTGACAACACATAAAACATAAAGACATaaaacctagggtggcaaatacacgTGCCAAAATCTAATCCCTAGGAAAAGCGCATAATAAAAATGAACATATAAGAGCAGCGCTAAATACATCAAAACAAATCGAAACATGTCTAAACTGTAAAGATCCGACTCAGATGTAGGTGCAAAAGACAACCAAttgtacccatctctgagccgtctgtcgCTGTAAGTCCAACATGAAAATGACGTCCTAGTCCGAGATCGGTCGCAATCCAGCTGAAGTAAGAGAAACTTCAAATCCCCAGAAGAAGGTGAAAACGTATGGAGCTCATAACGTCATAAATCCAAGCGTGACTGGAACGTTGATATAAGAGGTAGCCAAGAGATAACATGGAGAGCCACCAATGCACGTAGCAAAAGCAGAGAACATATAAATCCCGACATGAATGGAGCTCTGGGCCAGAGAAACCACTGAGAGAGATCATCCAAAGCCACCATAAAACCCGGCAAGAGAACACAAAATATAGAAAGCGGCGGccaaggagaagcctgcagagAGCGACCGCCAGAGAACAGGGTGGTCCAAATAAAAGCACCAATGGAGAAGGTGCGAGAGTCCACCCagatccaaagaaacaaagcaCTCCAAAGAGACAGTACCTGCAaaggaaaaaatacatatagatatatataaatatatatatatatatagaaatagaTCCAAATAAAGGAAGGGGCTGCAAATAGCTAAGAACATCTGTATCTAAGGTAGGGAAGCCCGGAGATATCCGAGCGGGTCAGTATGGATATGTGTCTGGGTagtgaaggacctaactctaaggtataaACCCTAATGGTatgagccctcgccgccaacgcatccgccaccgaatttCCCTCCCGAAAAATATGTGAAAAATGAACCGCCCGCCCCCTCAAAAGAAACAGAATCCGAGTGACTGTATGATGAAGGTCCCAATGACACCGACGAGAACGCAGGATCTGAAGAGAAATCTGAGAATCGGTCTCAACCCAAAGGGGAAAAAGACCGAGATCGGAACAGATAAGAAGgcccctccaaaccgcccaaagctccGCCCGGACATTGGTCCCGACTCCGATAAACTCGCTGAAGGAGAGCACCACCCTGCCAGAAGAATCACGCACAACACCACCGACAGACGACTCCCCAGGATTGCCCCTCGAACTCCCATCAACATTCAGCTTAAAGCACCCAGGTGGTGGACAGAGCCACCGGACAATCGCTAACCTATGGGTCCGCTGAAAGGCAACAAAAATTCCCAGCgatctcgccgcctcaaaggcACCAAGCCAGTGCTTGGGCTTAACAATGAAAGCAGCATGGGCAAGACGCAgataagacaaaatctgagacttCACAGTCTCCCCAGAAATACGCAACTGacggtgcttcgcatcattACGAGCCatccagagaaaccacaaaacaatGAAGGGCAGAAACTCCTTGACGTGGCCCCCAGGTGCCCAATGAAGATTTCTCTTCCAAGCGCTAAGGAACAACCTGAGATCCCCTGTGCAGGGGATCCGGACACGAAATATGGCCCCAAAGAAATGCCAGACATAACGGGCTATCGGGCCATCAATGAAGACATGTGTAAATGTCTccgacatatcacaacactggcaTCGAGAAGCCAACTCAAAGCCACGACGTTGGAGCATATCATCCAacgggagccactgatgccaaaatctccaaagaaaaAAAGACATCGTGGGCCTCAACCAACGGCCCCAACAAGGAGTCAAGATATCAGAAACAGGGTCTCTCAATCGGACAAGCTCCCAAGCAGACCTAATCGAAAAAGCACCGTCAGAACTGTGAATCCAAAGCGCCAAATCAGGCTCGCCAAAGGCAATCGGGGTCAAAGTAATCGCCTCAGCAACAGAAGGGGCCACCACAGCacaaagaagatcgaaatcccAAGCCCCCTCAGACAAAAAGTGAAAAACCCGAACATCACGGCCCCCACGGACCTCACACTGGCTGGACAGAGCAGTATCCCCAAACCATATGTCATCCCAAAAGGACACGTCTCCAAGGCCAATGCGCCAGCGAATGCCGGGCTCGGCGCGAGGTCTGATCCGTAGGAGACGACGCCAGGTGGGGGATATTAAACCACGAGGGAGAACAGAGGCAGGAGCATCCATCTGGCAATACTTCCGTaaaaggaatctcgcccagAGAGAGGAGCCCTGCCGAAACCGGAACCACAACTTAATAGAAAAGCTATCCaccagatctttcaatctgcggaagccaagaccaCCCTCCATCACTGGGAGACAGGCTCGAGACCACTTGGCCCAGTGCCATTTCTTCTCCAGTGTCCGCGACCCCCAGAGAAAAGCGTTGAAAACCAgctcaagcttctccatgacagcaagCGGTGGCTGTaccacctgaaacagataaatcggcatggagaggagcacACTGCGGATAAGGGTTATGCGGCTACCCGGAGAGAGCGTCCGgatctcccaaccctctaacttcctacgaacagaTTGTAGGAGGTGCTCAAAAAGGGAACATACTCGGTTACCCCTAAACAAGGGGactccgaggtacttgaggggcaAATGACCCTCCGCAAACCTGGTGATGCGCAAAATCCGAGAGCGAAGTCGCTcagagcacctcggaggcaagATAACAGAACTTTTGACAGCGTTCACCAGCTGACCCGAACAATTCTCATAATGATGCAGTAAACCCATAAGGCGCCGCAAACTacgagacccaccattggcgaaaataatgacatcatcagcaTAAGCCAGATGGGAAATCAGGATATCACAACCAGAGCGGTACCTGAGCTcaggatgctgcaggtagagGCGGTCAAGGCCGCGCGATAGGTActccgcccccaaaatgaaaagcATGGGGGACAAGGGATCGCCCTGTCTGAGGCCTCTAGTGGAACCAAAGAACCCCGAGAGAGAGCCATTGatgttcacggagaaatgacaatgagatATGCAAGCCGAGACCATCTCCACAACCCGCTCCGAGAAACCAAAGTGTCTCAAAACCTCGAAGAGGAAAGGCCACTGGACCCTGtcataggccttggccatatccaacttcaggATAACATTACCGCCACGAGTGGGGAGAGTGAGactgtgagtgagctcctgggcTAGGAGAATATTATCGGAGATCATCCGACCCGGaacgaagccactctgattcggtGAAATAAGTCTCTCCGCCACAACCCTCAGCCGAGAGTACAACAGCTTAGAGATGATCTTATTAGTGACATTGCACAGACTAATCGGACGGAAGTCCGACCAAGCATGAGCACCCGCGACTTTGGGGATCAGAGTGATTGTGGTGGCGGTAAAACCCTGGGGGAGGGGAGAACCCCTGAAAAAATCCAGGACAgcatcaaaaacatcctgatgaacAATCTCCCAacaatgctgaaagaacgccGAGGAGAAGCCATCAGGCCCAGCCACACTATCAGGATGTATGGAGAAGACGGTCGCACGAACCTCCTCCAAAGAAGGGGTCGCAACAATACCCTCATTCTCCACAGCAGAGATAACGGAGGGGAagcccgaaaaatcag is part of the Primulina tabacum isolate GXHZ01 chromosome 18, ASM2559414v2, whole genome shotgun sequence genome and encodes:
- the LOC142533480 gene encoding uncharacterized protein LOC142533480 → MNSLIWNVRGLRSSESQQRLHAYVKAHQIKILAILEPMIICGYVERRDLWSSLLQVKPALGPWLVGGDFNVVRDASESLGTRGGRLLPMEEFNTFILDSGLTVRLNWFLPCSLSGMPRLFAKLKRLKHHLKWWNQDVFGNLFDKIIEAERAVRSAEKAACHWLEDGERNTKLFHNMVKKKRVANKIFRIWDNGVCLTSPELIQQSGASFFQHLLTGDPSALASPDFSGFPSVISAVENEGIVATPSLEEVRATVFSIHPDSVAGPDGFSSAFFQHCWEIVHQDVFDAVLDFFRGSPLPQGFTATTITLIPKVAGAHAWSDFRPISLCNVTNKIISKLLYSRLRVVAERLISPNQSGFVPGRMISDNILLAQELTHSLTLPTRGGNVILKLDMAKAYDRVQWPFLFEVLRHFGFSERVVEMVSACISHCHFSVNINGSLSGFFGSTRGLRQGDPLSPMLFILGAEYLSRGLDRLYLQHPELRYRSGCDILISHLAYADDVIIFANGGSRSLRRLMGLLHHYENCSGQLVNAVKSSVILPPRCSERLRSRILRITRFAEGHLPLKYLGVPLFRGNRVCSLFEHLLQSVRRKLEGWEIRTLSPGSRITLIRSVLLSMPIYLFQVVQPPLAVMEKLELVFNAFLWGSRTLEKKWHWAKWSRACLPVMEGGLGFRRLKDLVDSFSIKLWFRFRQGSSLWARFLLRKYCQMDAPASVLPRGLISPTWRRLLRIRPRAEPGIRWRIGLGDVSFWDDIWFGDTALSSQCEVRGGRDVRVFHFLSEGAWDFDLLCAVVAPSVAEAITLTPIAFGEPDLALWIHSSDGAFSIRSAWELVRLRDPVSDILTPCWGRWLRPTMSFFLWRFWHQWLPLDDMLQRRGFELASRCQCCDMSETFTHVFIDGPIARYVWHFFGAIFRVRIPCTGDLRLFLSAWKRNLHWAPGGHVKEFLPFIVLWFLWMARNDAKHRQLRISGETVKSQILSYLRLAHAAFIVKPKHWLGAFEAARSLGIFVAFQRTHRLAIVRWLCPPPGCFKLNVDGSSRGNPGESSVGGVVRDSSGRVVLSFSEFIGVGTNVRAELWAVWRGLLICSDLGLFPLWVETDSQISLQILRSRRCHWDLHHTVTRILFLLRGRAVHFSHIFREGNSVADALAARAHTIRVLSLWSALFLWIWVDSRTFSIGAFIWTTLFSGGRSLQASPWPPLSIFCVLLPGFMVALDDLSQWFLWPRAPFMSGFICSLLLLRALVALHVISWLPLISTFQSRLDL